The following are encoded in a window of Castanea sativa cultivar Marrone di Chiusa Pesio chromosome 5, ASM4071231v1 genomic DNA:
- the LOC142636977 gene encoding protein JINGUBANG-like has product MESHGEVDLRSFMDEERRNINLPRRLSFGAHQNSAEPRMQFTSPRPSSASETSIPIRPMSPETPWTLSPVRTSPTQPLLYHCIASLHRHEGNIFSITLTKDFIFTGSESKRIHVWKQPDCTEMGYIRANSGQVRAILACGRMLFTTHSDCKIRVWNVSITDNFRPKKITTLPQRKSFFFFPRKSTLQHRNIISCLAYNHEEKLLYTGSWDRTVKAWNISEKHCVDSFVAHDGHVNAIVINEHDGCVFTCSSDGSVKIWRRVFGESSHILTMTLKFQLSPVNALALSLSQRTCLLYSGSSDGLINFWEKEKMSGRYNHGGFLQGHHFAILCLIAIGDLVFSGSEDSTIRVWRREEGNCLHSCLSVIEGHHGPVRCLAASLESDNLVKSLLIYSASLDQTFKVWRVKIYPTEKAHLEDPVKDQQREAVEFEMSPVLSPSWVEKKLQGDHFQ; this is encoded by the coding sequence ATGGAATCTCATGGTGAAGTAGACCTAAGGAGCTTCATGGATGAAGAAAGGAGGAACATCAATTTACCAAGGAGACTCTCTTTTGGTGCTCATCAAAATTCAGCTGAGCCTAGAATGCAGTTTACTTCTCCAAGGCCATCTTCTGCTTCAGAAACATCAATCCCAATACGACCAATGAGCCCGGAGACACCATGGACACTCTCCCCGGTGCGAACATCTCCCACTCAACCTCTTCTTTATCATTGCATAGCCTCTCTCCATCGCCATGAAGGTAACATTTTCTCTATCACACTCACAAAAGATTTTATATTCACTGGCTCTGAAAGTAAACGCATCCATGTCTGGAAGCAACCAGACTGCACTGAAATGGGTTACATAAGGGCTAATTCTGGTCAAGTTCGTGCCATCTTGGCTTGTGGAAGAATGCTATTTACCACACATAGTGACTGCAAAATTCGCGTATGGAATGTGTCAATCACAGACAATTTTCGACCAAAGAAGATCACTACCTTGCCTCAaagaaaatcttttttcttttttccaagaAAGAGCACACTCCAACACAGAAACATTATTTCTTGCCTAGCATACAACCATGAAGAAAAGCTGTTATATACAGGTTCATGGGACAGAACAGTTAAGGCCTGGAATATCTCTGAAAAGCATTGTGTGGATTCCTTTGTGGCTCATGATGGTCATGTCAACGCAATTGTTATCAATGAACATGATGGGTGTGTTTTCACTTGCTCCTCTGATGGTTCAGTGAAGatatggagaagggtgtttggTGAAAGCTCTCATATTCTCACCATGACACTAAAGTTTCAACTTTCACCAGTTAATGCCTTGGCTTTGAGCCTGTCACAACGCACTTGCTTGCTCTACTCTGGCTCCTCAGATGGGCTTATAAACTTTTGGGAGAAGGAAAAGATGTCTGGGAGATATAACCATGGAGGGTTTTTACAAGGTCATCATTTTGCTATTCTTTGCTTAATAGCCATAGGTGACTTAGTCTTTAGTGGTTCCGAGGATTCAACAATCAGGGTATGGAGGAGAGAGGAAGGAAATTGCTTACATTCATGTCTTTCAGTCATTGAAGGACATCATGGGCCAGTGAGATGCTTAGCTGCTTCTTTAGAGTCAGATAACCTGGTTAAGAGTTTGTTGATTTATAGTGCTAGCTTGGATCAAACTTTTAAGGTATGGAGGGTCAAAATTTATCCCACTGAGAAGGCACACTTGGAGGACCCAGTGAAAGATCAGCAAAGAGAAGCTGTGGAGTTTGAGATGAGTCCAGTTCTGTCACCATCATGGGTAGAGAAGAAGCTTCAAGGAGATCATTTTCAGTAG